A genomic region of Cydia amplana chromosome 5, ilCydAmpl1.1, whole genome shotgun sequence contains the following coding sequences:
- the LOC134647866 gene encoding uncharacterized protein LOC134647866, with product MSNYTSPCPWPLFDEQERDDIVDQLHYIGGLSALIFIGLLLAYIHPTFETNRSYQNIGFFMLSGWIRRCTPFLMAYVIDKKDIYRREMTLCRLFGFLETFMAIHEVECLTHVCIERYVVSKYITNGWRMPDRHYYMFRLLSVLFAGTYSLAAVSGLVGGYGYDFTCSSCTMDMILPGGWQKYSVSLLFIMRSIKPVGFMIVMLRWAKQLESKFVDVAYNRKQKKITDEVIALTAVNLACWAPIALIQASVILSQHLYGPGEFFLPAPLLVKMALLLHWSSLGCSTINLFLLNPNIRKAAINFRFPNFSELTSDPQKKE from the exons ATGTCGAACTATACGAGTCCGTGTCCCTGGCCTTTGTTTGATGAACAAGAAAGAGATGACATTGTTGATCAATTGCATTATATAG GAGGTTTGTCTGCACTGATTTTTATTGGGCTATTATTAGCTTATATTCATCCCACTTTTGAAACGAATCGCAGTTACCAGAATATTGGATTTTTTATGCTTTCTGGATGGATTCGGAGATGTACGCCATTTTTAATGGCCTACGTAATAGACAAGAAGGATATata CCGTCGAGAAATGACCCTGTGCCGGCTATTTGGATTCTTGGAAACATTCATGGCGATCCACGAGGTGGAATGCCTCACGCACGTTTGCATAGAAAGATATGTTGTCAGCAAATACATCACTAATg GTTGGCGTATGCCAGACCGGCACTACTACATGTTCCGGCTGCTCAGTGTGTTGTTCGCCGGCACATACTCGCTGGCGGCCGTTAGCGGCCTCGTCGGCGGCTACGGCTACGACTTCACCTGCTCGAGCTGTACGATGGACATGATCTTGCCTGGGGGATGGCAGAAGTATTCTGTTAGCTTGCTCTTTATTATGAGAAGTATCAAGCCTGTGGGATTTAT GATCGTTATGCTGAGATGGGCGAAACAACTCGAGTCTAAATTTGTTGATGTTGCTTATAATCGCAAACAGAAGAAAATTACCGAT GAAGTAATAGCGTTGACTGCAGTGAACCTGGCCTGCTGGGCGCCAATAGCTCTGATCCAGGCCTCGGTGATTCTGTCGCAGCATCTGTACGGTCCTGGCGAGTTCTTCCTGCCCGCGCCATTGCTAGTCAAAATGGCGTTGCTGCTACATTGG AGTTCGCTGGGGTGTTCCACAATCAACTTGTTTCTTCTGAACCCGAACATACGAAAGGCCGCGATCAACTTCAGATTCCCAAACTTCTCGGAACTCACTTCGGATCCCCAGAAaaaggaataa